One window of Mesotoga sp. Brook.08.105.5.1 genomic DNA carries:
- a CDS encoding IclR family transcriptional regulator — protein sequence MTYLQKVLRMIEIVANSDSSGTTVQEASGKSGFPMSSSHRILNDLVDCEVLTKFEEAKRYRFSPRIIPLVNEISRKMNVVNLKNCLVELKDKINETVFLSELTENGVTSVLTVESDRVFSFRARSGVYLPVHCTAAGLAIAANIDKERALDLICKSHVINDPEIETCPVEDYKARLERVRQEGFAFCDEEFEPGLRAVSVPVFDSAGSVVASITAIAPKERFSTKRINEEIVANLKKTAVDISKYTF from the coding sequence ATGACTTATCTCCAGAAAGTGCTAAGAATGATCGAAATCGTTGCCAATTCTGATAGTAGCGGAACAACGGTTCAGGAAGCGTCGGGAAAATCCGGTTTCCCTATGTCCTCCTCTCACCGAATACTTAACGATCTTGTAGACTGCGAAGTCTTGACTAAGTTTGAAGAGGCCAAACGCTACAGATTTAGCCCAAGAATAATACCCCTGGTAAATGAGATCTCTAGAAAGATGAATGTAGTCAACCTTAAGAATTGTCTTGTTGAGCTGAAAGACAAGATTAATGAAACGGTCTTCCTAAGTGAGCTTACGGAAAACGGGGTAACCTCCGTGTTGACTGTTGAAAGCGACAGAGTCTTCAGTTTCAGGGCCAGATCTGGCGTTTATCTTCCTGTTCATTGCACGGCTGCCGGGTTGGCCATTGCCGCAAATATTGACAAGGAAAGAGCGCTAGACCTAATATGTAAATCTCACGTTATTAATGACCCTGAAATCGAGACTTGTCCGGTAGAGGATTATAAGGCTCGTCTAGAAAGAGTTAGGCAAGAAGGCTTTGCTTTCTGCGACGAGGAATTTGAGCCGGGACTAAGAGCTGTCTCAGTGCCTGTTTTCGATTCTGCAGGGAGCGTTGTCGCCAGTATAACTGCGATTGCGCCGAAAGAGAGATTCAGTACAAAGAGAATAAATGAGGAAATTGTTGCCAATCTAAAAAAGACTGCTGTGGACATCAGCAAATACACTTTCTAG
- a CDS encoding rhamnulokinase family protein has translation MIGFLAIDIGASDGKAFVGKYDRNRLVLEEVHRFPNEPIHIGGSTHWNLISLYRNVLDSIKAASSLGIEIRSVGIDTWGVDFGLIDRSGSIQGDPRHYRDMFKDDSMDYAIKKAGKRWIFDRAPTQFQPFNTLYQLISLKRKNSRHLKKADTLLPMPSLLTYFLTGEKLTDFTFATTTQLFDPDRNDWSEELIRFFDLPEIMTPIVDPGEIAGELLPSISKELGLKGMKVIFPASHDTASAVTSMNLSDDSMFVSAGTWCLEGVLIDKPSRDEDVIENNLANEGCYGRKYRLLKNLTGLWLVQELLREWMKSDPNLDHYALTEMAQTARSYERKIDVESEAFKKPKNMEKAILSEAEKLGISLQNRGEIVRAAIEGIAYQTEQTRKQLQSITGRSIRNIRMVGGGIRNRLLCQLVSDYTGLPVVAGPAEGTATGNIIVQMLGLGELSDLSQAHDLIQRSFNFQEYTPEK, from the coding sequence TTGATCGGATTCCTCGCTATAGACATCGGTGCCTCCGATGGCAAAGCATTTGTTGGAAAGTACGATCGAAACAGGCTGGTTCTGGAAGAAGTACATCGTTTCCCGAACGAACCCATCCACATCGGCGGATCTACTCATTGGAATCTGATCTCGTTATACAGGAATGTTCTGGACAGCATAAAGGCCGCTTCCTCTCTAGGAATTGAGATCCGCAGCGTAGGAATCGATACCTGGGGAGTGGATTTCGGGCTGATCGACCGTTCCGGCTCGATTCAGGGTGACCCGAGACACTACAGGGACATGTTCAAGGACGATTCCATGGATTACGCAATAAAGAAGGCCGGCAAGCGATGGATCTTCGACAGAGCTCCAACACAGTTTCAGCCATTCAACACTCTCTATCAGCTTATATCTCTCAAACGCAAAAACAGCCGTCACCTGAAGAAGGCAGATACCCTTCTCCCGATGCCCTCACTGCTTACCTACTTCCTTACAGGGGAGAAGCTTACAGATTTCACTTTCGCCACTACCACTCAGCTCTTCGATCCCGATCGAAACGACTGGAGTGAAGAGCTGATAAGATTCTTCGATCTACCTGAGATAATGACTCCTATTGTAGATCCCGGCGAAATCGCAGGAGAACTGCTTCCCTCAATCTCGAAAGAGCTCGGTTTAAAGGGCATGAAGGTCATTTTCCCCGCAAGCCACGACACGGCATCGGCCGTAACATCCATGAATCTTTCAGATGATTCGATGTTCGTCAGCGCCGGGACCTGGTGCCTGGAAGGGGTGTTGATCGACAAACCTTCCAGAGATGAAGATGTCATCGAAAACAACCTTGCCAACGAGGGCTGCTACGGAAGAAAGTACCGCTTGCTCAAGAATCTAACCGGTCTCTGGCTGGTTCAGGAACTTCTCAGGGAGTGGATGAAATCGGATCCGAATCTCGATCACTATGCGTTGACCGAGATGGCGCAGACCGCCAGAAGCTATGAGAGAAAGATCGATGTCGAATCCGAAGCCTTCAAGAAACCAAAAAACATGGAGAAGGCTATACTCTCTGAAGCCGAGAAGCTCGGGATCTCTTTGCAAAACAGGGGAGAGATAGTAAGAGCCGCGATCGAAGGAATCGCTTACCAGACAGAGCAGACGAGAAAACAATTGCAGTCAATAACCGGCCGGTCAATAAGGAATATCAGAATGGTAGGCGGTGGCATTCGCAACAGACTTCTCTGTCAGCTGGTGTCAGACTACACAGGGCTTCCGGTAGTTGCAGGACCGGCAGAAGGGACTGCCACAGGTAACATCATAGTGCAGATGCTGGGCCTTGGAGAACTAAGTGACCTATCGCAGGCTCACGATCTTATTCAACGCTCATTCAACTTTCAAGAATACACTCCGGAAAAGTAA
- a CDS encoding carbohydrate kinase → MKDRPKPVLCSGEILFDFISREPMKGLEGTTLFEKKPGGAPFNISAGLHRLGVPMEFLAKIGMDEFGNALLEYLKSLGISTGYIVRERGTKTPIAFAALDGEGKPEFRFYWDHAAHLSLKSEEIREIDPLNFSIFHFGAIVLLEEPSASTYMELFERFSSGGVKTSFDPNIRRSAIEEHDSFRAIVKEIISRVDILKLSDDDLLYICDSDSLDKALSRLEVRPDTLVFLTLGSRGSIVYRGRTSVRREGFKVRVAETTGCGDSFMAAVISRLYNMDDEELHNLTEEALGSILTFANAEAAIVATRYGGASSMPTESEVNQFLMERGVDR, encoded by the coding sequence ATGAAGGATCGGCCTAAGCCGGTTCTGTGCTCTGGAGAGATCCTCTTCGATTTCATCTCTAGAGAACCGATGAAGGGCCTGGAAGGTACCACCCTGTTCGAGAAGAAACCGGGTGGCGCCCCTTTCAACATCTCTGCCGGCCTTCACAGGCTTGGAGTTCCTATGGAATTTCTTGCGAAGATCGGGATGGATGAATTTGGTAACGCACTACTCGAGTATTTGAAGTCTCTCGGAATATCCACGGGCTACATCGTACGAGAAAGAGGCACAAAGACTCCGATAGCATTTGCTGCGCTGGATGGCGAAGGCAAACCTGAATTTCGCTTCTACTGGGACCACGCTGCTCATTTATCGCTCAAATCAGAAGAAATAAGAGAGATCGACCCTCTGAATTTTTCCATCTTCCATTTTGGCGCCATAGTACTCCTCGAAGAACCGTCGGCATCCACTTATATGGAGCTGTTCGAAAGGTTCAGTTCAGGAGGAGTCAAGACTTCATTCGACCCCAACATTCGAAGAAGCGCAATAGAAGAACACGATTCATTCAGGGCCATAGTCAAAGAAATCATCTCCAGAGTCGATATTCTCAAGCTCAGCGACGACGACCTGCTATATATATGTGACAGCGACAGTCTGGATAAGGCCCTATCCCGACTGGAAGTCAGACCGGACACACTCGTCTTCCTTACCCTAGGCAGCAGGGGATCTATTGTTTATCGCGGAAGGACTTCTGTAAGGAGAGAGGGATTCAAAGTAAGAGTGGCCGAGACCACCGGTTGTGGAGACTCATTCATGGCCGCAGTAATCTCGAGGCTCTACAATATGGACGATGAAGAACTGCATAATCTTACCGAAGAAGCTCTGGGAAGCATTCTGACTTTTGCCAACGCAGAGGCTGCGATCGTCGCAACAAGATATGGCGGAGCAAGCTCGATGCCAACCGAAAGCGAAGTGAACCAGTTCCTTATGGAACGGGGTGTAGATCGTTGA
- a CDS encoding transaldolase family protein has translation MLYIDGICEKSVELVNQPVFAGITTNPTILKRDRPGWGLMDAMKFLSKVPGERHFVQGSISSTNWIQKVKEFIKKSDFDPEFFTVKLPWDPEKASSFVPELDEIGVGVCATAVYTVEQYYAALSMEVEYVAVYFDRMKKAGIDPEERITEMLEIGDWHSNAPRIIAASIKDIDSANKLLSLGVHDLTLPIEIAKEYIKGSFPADDLDRFEGDFKL, from the coding sequence ATGTTATACATTGACGGAATTTGCGAAAAAAGCGTTGAACTCGTTAACCAACCTGTTTTTGCGGGAATAACAACTAACCCGACTATCCTGAAACGCGACAGACCCGGATGGGGCCTAATGGACGCAATGAAGTTTCTCTCGAAGGTCCCGGGAGAGCGTCACTTTGTTCAAGGCAGCATATCATCGACAAACTGGATACAGAAAGTGAAGGAGTTCATCAAGAAGAGTGATTTCGACCCCGAATTCTTCACCGTAAAGCTTCCTTGGGACCCGGAAAAGGCGTCGTCATTTGTTCCTGAGCTTGATGAGATTGGTGTCGGTGTTTGTGCAACGGCAGTTTACACGGTAGAGCAGTATTACGCCGCGCTCAGCATGGAAGTCGAATACGTTGCCGTGTATTTCGACAGAATGAAGAAGGCTGGAATCGATCCGGAGGAGAGGATCACCGAAATGCTTGAGATCGGAGACTGGCACTCAAATGCCCCTCGAATAATAGCGGCAAGCATTAAGGATATCGATAGCGCAAACAAGCTTCTTTCTCTCGGGGTCCACGATCTCACTCTCCCAATAGAAATTGCGAAAGAATACATAAAGGGAAGCTTTCCTGCAGATGATCTCGATAGATTCGAGGGAGACTTCAAGTTATGA
- a CDS encoding L-fucose/L-arabinose isomerase family protein has protein sequence MKKRKVGVITFSDGRDFVHNDLIEMNKGFQDRLVKALEATGEVEVVTASDIVWKPSLAKKAGKELMKAEVEATIFNYAIWCWPHLSVIASLYAPGPFLTYGQINPSYPGMVGQLAAAGALEQVGIMPERVWGNPEDSDVIERVMHFLRAASAAARLKGERYGMFGGRPMGMYTATANGDQWLKEFGVDVEQIDQYELVVRAEKVPKDVTKKAREWLERLATVKYDGKQLTPEKLEKQIALYEAALSIIEEYELDFVGFKGQPEMTNNYATMDIVEAFLNDPYDWHGPKDTIVAATETDMDGALTMEIFKHIAQAPVLFADVRHYFEEENLLDLCNSGTHATFFAGKSMNPEVNLKKVELFPEDFYFPAGGAAVKHFAAPGRVTLARLARQNGEYIMTIVPGEFIKLSEDEEKKLSEKVQIEWPHAYVKLDTDMETFLRYYPCNHTHGVYGDFVEELVQFCDIKGIDYQILGE, from the coding sequence ATGAAAAAGAGAAAGGTTGGAGTGATCACTTTTTCCGACGGGCGCGATTTTGTTCACAACGATCTGATCGAAATGAACAAGGGGTTTCAAGACAGGCTGGTTAAGGCCCTTGAAGCAACGGGTGAAGTGGAAGTTGTCACAGCCTCCGATATAGTCTGGAAGCCTTCGCTCGCGAAGAAGGCCGGCAAGGAACTGATGAAGGCCGAGGTTGAGGCCACGATATTCAACTACGCTATCTGGTGCTGGCCGCATCTTTCAGTTATAGCTTCGCTTTATGCACCAGGTCCTTTCCTCACCTATGGACAGATCAATCCCTCTTACCCGGGTATGGTAGGCCAGCTGGCGGCAGCAGGTGCCCTAGAGCAGGTCGGAATAATGCCTGAAAGGGTATGGGGCAATCCCGAAGATTCGGATGTAATCGAGAGAGTCATGCACTTTTTGAGGGCTGCGTCGGCGGCCGCAAGGCTAAAGGGTGAAAGATACGGTATGTTCGGTGGCCGCCCGATGGGAATGTACACCGCCACGGCGAACGGTGATCAGTGGCTGAAGGAGTTCGGTGTCGATGTGGAACAGATCGACCAGTATGAACTGGTAGTCAGAGCGGAAAAAGTACCAAAAGACGTCACGAAAAAGGCAAGAGAATGGCTGGAAAGACTGGCGACAGTTAAGTATGATGGGAAACAGCTTACTCCCGAAAAACTCGAAAAACAGATTGCACTCTACGAAGCTGCTTTAAGCATTATCGAGGAGTACGAACTTGACTTTGTGGGCTTCAAAGGCCAGCCCGAAATGACGAACAACTACGCAACGATGGATATAGTAGAGGCCTTCCTCAACGATCCGTATGACTGGCATGGCCCAAAAGACACAATAGTAGCGGCAACGGAAACAGATATGGACGGGGCGCTGACCATGGAGATCTTCAAACACATCGCTCAGGCTCCAGTTCTCTTTGCAGATGTGAGACACTATTTCGAGGAAGAAAACCTGCTAGATCTCTGTAACTCGGGCACTCACGCGACTTTTTTTGCCGGCAAATCGATGAATCCCGAAGTTAATCTGAAAAAGGTAGAATTGTTTCCAGAGGACTTCTACTTCCCTGCCGGAGGAGCAGCCGTAAAGCACTTCGCGGCACCTGGGCGAGTTACCCTTGCCAGGCTTGCAAGACAGAACGGCGAGTACATCATGACAATAGTACCGGGAGAGTTCATTAAGCTCTCCGAAGACGAAGAAAAGAAGCTGTCGGAGAAGGTTCAGATCGAATGGCCACATGCATATGTGAAGCTGGATACGGATATGGAGACTTTCTTGAGATACTACCCCTGTAACCATACTCACGGGGTTTACGGTGATTTCGTTGAGGAACTGGTACAGTTCTGTGATATAAAGGGTATTGATTACCAGATTCTTGGAGAGTAA
- a CDS encoding LacI family DNA-binding transcriptional regulator, producing MIKKITIKEIANELNISPSSVSRALSNEPGVSPSLRKEIVDAAERLNYIPNSSAKSLKTRKTQTVGLIVSDIRNPFFLDFMSGIETVLFPRGYKFIVCDIGEDFEKERVYIKWLLEHGVEGILSSPCQGEDGRNNSKLYREAVRRNIPVVFYDRILEGMERISSVTLDNRQAILQGVLHLRDNGHEKLGIVLHKRGIYTIEERLRGFKEACNMLAIEVNEDWIIENAVDAERASLSLESVLKSDKRPDAIISTNQFLNEVIVATVRRMGLKLPGDLSIVGFDDHSMNELIEPPLTTIRQPVKDIGRIAATIMLSEIDGTRGEKSKVVLKAELLQRKSVSKLI from the coding sequence TTGATTAAGAAGATTACGATAAAGGAAATAGCGAACGAATTGAACATATCGCCGTCGTCTGTATCTAGAGCGCTTTCCAATGAGCCGGGAGTGAGTCCTTCACTCAGGAAAGAGATAGTTGACGCAGCCGAGAGATTGAACTACATTCCCAATTCCTCCGCAAAATCCCTGAAGACAAGAAAGACCCAGACCGTGGGTCTCATCGTGTCGGATATCAGGAATCCATTCTTTCTGGATTTCATGAGCGGAATCGAGACCGTACTCTTTCCCAGAGGCTACAAATTCATAGTTTGTGATATCGGCGAGGATTTCGAGAAAGAGAGAGTCTACATCAAATGGCTCCTCGAACATGGTGTAGAGGGGATACTTTCCTCGCCCTGTCAAGGAGAAGACGGAAGGAACAACTCAAAACTCTACAGAGAGGCAGTCAGGAGAAACATTCCTGTCGTCTTCTACGACAGAATTCTCGAGGGAATGGAGAGAATCAGTTCGGTAACTCTCGATAACCGACAGGCGATTCTTCAGGGAGTCTTACATCTCAGGGATAACGGCCATGAGAAGCTTGGTATAGTCCTTCACAAAAGAGGAATCTATACGATTGAGGAGAGGCTCAGGGGATTCAAAGAGGCCTGCAATATGCTGGCGATAGAGGTCAATGAAGACTGGATTATCGAAAATGCAGTGGACGCGGAAAGGGCTTCGCTGTCACTGGAATCTGTTCTGAAATCGGACAAGAGACCGGATGCGATCATATCCACAAACCAGTTTCTAAATGAGGTCATAGTTGCAACCGTAAGGCGGATGGGCCTGAAACTCCCCGGTGATCTGTCGATTGTAGGCTTCGATGACCATTCCATGAATGAACTGATCGAGCCACCCTTGACGACAATCAGACAGCCTGTGAAGGACATAGGTAGGATTGCCGCCACGATTATGCTGAGCGAAATAGACGGAACAAGAGGTGAGAAATCGAAAGTTGTGCTGAAGGCGGAACTGCTTCAGAGAAAATCTGTGTCAAAGCTCATATAG
- a CDS encoding ROK family protein, giving the protein MPAVDIAIDIGSTKTLVSVFGDSEQEAYELEEFSTQPAEGVDGFFERLSDVCLRMKGRRDVNRWGLCTAGAVNPATGTLLWSPNLGWKDIEIYKKTASFLGPVGAVENDCNAAAFGEWAFRKDIESLIYVTVSTGIGMGMVVEGKVLRGANNAAGEIGHTIVNPDGPPCTCGRRGCLQAISGGRGLENRVHDSLGIEISTKEIIDRAQLNEPLFKELITEASETLGRFLCNLIDSHDPSVLVIGGSLGKNRYYFDRLLKVIEENHYRIPGKKFKVELSSVEPNPNIIGILYLSRKTYKD; this is encoded by the coding sequence ATGCCAGCAGTTGATATAGCGATCGACATAGGGAGTACCAAAACCCTCGTATCGGTTTTCGGCGATAGCGAACAGGAAGCTTATGAATTGGAAGAGTTTTCAACGCAACCGGCCGAAGGAGTTGATGGTTTCTTTGAGCGACTGAGTGATGTCTGTCTTCGGATGAAAGGAAGAAGAGATGTTAACCGCTGGGGGCTTTGCACGGCAGGTGCCGTCAATCCTGCAACAGGTACTTTGCTCTGGTCGCCAAATCTAGGGTGGAAAGATATTGAGATATACAAAAAGACCGCTTCTTTTCTCGGACCGGTAGGAGCGGTCGAAAACGACTGCAATGCGGCGGCTTTTGGAGAATGGGCATTCAGAAAGGATATTGAATCGCTCATCTACGTCACTGTCAGCACGGGAATAGGGATGGGAATGGTCGTTGAAGGGAAGGTCCTCCGTGGAGCAAACAACGCAGCGGGGGAAATCGGCCACACAATAGTGAACCCGGATGGCCCGCCTTGCACGTGTGGTCGCCGCGGTTGCTTGCAAGCGATTTCAGGCGGCAGGGGCCTCGAGAACAGAGTGCACGATTCGCTTGGAATCGAGATCTCTACAAAAGAGATAATTGATCGCGCACAGTTGAACGAACCGCTCTTCAAAGAACTGATAACCGAAGCCTCTGAAACGCTTGGACGATTCCTCTGCAATCTCATAGATTCTCACGATCCTTCTGTACTGGTAATCGGAGGAAGTCTTGGGAAGAACCGGTACTATTTCGACAGATTACTCAAGGTTATTGAAGAGAACCACTACAGAATTCCAGGAAAGAAGTTTAAGGTTGAGCTTTCCTCTGTAGAACCCAATCCAAACATAATTGGAATACTCTATCTGTCAAGGAAAACATACAAAGACTGA
- a CDS encoding bifunctional 4-hydroxy-2-oxoglutarate aldolase/2-dehydro-3-deoxy-phosphogluconate aldolase, with amino-acid sequence MFEKLMNEKVMTIIRGLTLNQSRKLCEMLLENGLTVLEVSFSDESSSEILHQLKREFYEKLVIGAGTIYDDTAYSRALRSNADFVLSPGFSEEIAKLSARDGISYIPGVYTSTDIQKALNNGFSFLKLFPGGSEGLQLLKAYRGPFPTVKFMPFGGVTAENANEYMKAGAVALGIGSYIANRNLFDEGKEGEVLERILKIRRAVNASS; translated from the coding sequence GTGTTTGAAAAACTGATGAATGAAAAGGTCATGACAATAATAAGGGGTCTTACGCTCAATCAATCGAGGAAGTTGTGTGAAATGCTTCTGGAAAACGGATTGACGGTTCTGGAAGTCAGTTTCTCCGATGAATCCTCTTCAGAGATATTGCATCAACTCAAGAGGGAATTCTATGAGAAGCTCGTGATCGGGGCCGGTACTATATACGATGATACTGCTTATTCGAGAGCGCTTCGCTCAAATGCCGATTTCGTTCTCAGCCCTGGATTTAGCGAGGAAATCGCGAAGTTGTCGGCAAGGGACGGGATTAGTTACATACCCGGAGTCTACACTTCTACAGATATACAGAAGGCACTGAACAACGGATTCAGCTTCCTGAAACTCTTCCCCGGCGGTTCTGAAGGTCTGCAGCTGCTCAAAGCTTACAGGGGTCCGTTTCCCACTGTCAAGTTCATGCCTTTTGGCGGAGTAACGGCCGAAAACGCCAACGAATACATGAAAGCAGGAGCCGTTGCGCTTGGAATTGGTTCCTACATAGCAAACAGGAATCTCTTTGATGAAGGAAAAGAAGGGGAGGTTCTTGAAAGAATCCTGAAAATTCGGAGAGCCGTAAATGCCAGCAGTTGA
- a CDS encoding protease inhibitor I42 family protein: MGSFVVIFKLYREWEGEEKAVDIRVFNVEVDDRTLSECIPDYVTVLGSSSGSVNPGDLFSVTVEEDSSAGFLWSIQSNGEILRLIANRYIDPSKSQSSPGDISNFTVTGIETGKQSFDFEALKRGVSLIEFGFSSPVESDGNSSILYASVSVE; encoded by the coding sequence TTGGGAAGCTTTGTAGTCATTTTCAAGCTCTACAGAGAATGGGAAGGCGAAGAAAAAGCTGTTGACATAAGGGTATTCAATGTAGAAGTGGATGACAGAACTCTAAGCGAGTGTATTCCCGATTATGTAACGGTCCTTGGCAGTTCTTCGGGTTCCGTAAACCCGGGTGATCTATTCTCAGTGACCGTTGAGGAAGATTCTTCTGCCGGATTTTTATGGAGCATACAGAGCAATGGTGAAATCCTGAGACTCATAGCTAACAGGTACATCGATCCTTCTAAGAGCCAATCCTCTCCGGGTGACATTTCAAACTTTACAGTGACAGGCATTGAGACCGGGAAGCAGTCATTCGATTTCGAAGCCCTAAAAAGAGGAGTCTCTCTAATAGAATTCGGATTCTCTAGCCCGGTTGAAAGCGATGGAAATAGCTCGATACTGTACGCAAGCGTCTCTGTTGAATAG
- a CDS encoding protease inhibitor I42 family protein: protein MTFKNHYKISFIMTIVFLAFYGTPLAGIGNSGESEIPVVINRVSYEQRLKVQLEENASTGYTWHYYPSKANAFSLFSKEVSVDQSENAVQGGGSTVT, encoded by the coding sequence ATGACTTTTAAAAACCATTACAAAATCTCTTTCATAATGACGATTGTCTTCCTGGCTTTCTATGGAACTCCTCTTGCCGGAATCGGAAATTCGGGAGAATCAGAGATCCCGGTTGTGATAAACAGGGTCAGCTATGAGCAACGGCTGAAAGTCCAACTGGAGGAGAACGCTTCGACTGGCTATACATGGCATTACTATCCATCAAAAGCCAACGCGTTTTCGCTGTTTTCGAAAGAAGTTTCCGTTGACCAATCTGAAAACGCCGTCCAAGGAGGCGGTTCGACAGTAACCTGA
- a CDS encoding class I SAM-dependent methyltransferase, whose protein sequence is MPNLYFYAGSANPELYELQNELIDPERKIEKVMQEFCDFDGSVIVDVGAGSGFHSHMYAGTASVVYAVEPDSGMLRQLISRQARDFRSNFSVVKGFAEDLPLKSDLADIVHARLAYFFGPPVKYTGSCEEGIEEVKRVLKTDGHFFNIQNNYSSGQYADFLKLSYGRDLKSLQKEISEYFLSKGFLERVVRTKWRAKNREEIEKALTLEFPIEKVGQIMKAISGNEFSHDFSIFIFRKTSSGENG, encoded by the coding sequence ATGCCAAATCTCTACTTTTACGCCGGTTCGGCCAATCCGGAGCTGTACGAGCTTCAGAATGAATTGATCGACCCGGAAAGGAAAATCGAGAAGGTCATGCAGGAGTTCTGCGATTTCGATGGCAGTGTAATTGTCGATGTTGGGGCAGGATCAGGCTTCCACTCGCATATGTACGCCGGCACTGCCTCTGTGGTCTACGCCGTGGAACCGGATTCCGGAATGCTAAGACAATTGATTTCAAGGCAAGCCCGTGACTTCAGATCGAACTTCTCTGTGGTTAAGGGATTTGCCGAGGATCTACCCTTGAAATCTGATCTGGCAGATATCGTGCACGCGAGACTTGCGTATTTCTTTGGTCCGCCTGTGAAATACACCGGGAGTTGCGAAGAGGGGATTGAAGAAGTCAAGAGGGTACTGAAGACCGACGGGCATTTCTTCAATATTCAGAACAATTACTCTTCCGGCCAGTATGCGGATTTCCTCAAGCTCTCATACGGTCGGGATCTGAAAAGCCTCCAAAAAGAGATTTCCGAATACTTCTTATCAAAGGGCTTCTTAGAAAGGGTTGTAAGGACGAAATGGAGAGCAAAAAACCGTGAGGAAATTGAAAAGGCTCTTACGCTCGAATTCCCAATCGAGAAGGTGGGGCAAATTATGAAAGCCATCTCCGGCAACGAGTTCTCACACGACTTTTCAATATTCATCTTCAGGAAAACATCCAGCGGCGAAAATGGTTAG
- a CDS encoding Na+/H+ antiporter subunit E — MALQFISLLVISFIIWLGFTGSFALAEVLLGLVVSVVVAIILSKYSRFRIGLDFPVRVFRFVFLFVPIFILEMVKANIDVAKRVLNPSLPINPSMVEVETDLKGEISKLTLANSITLTPGTLTVDIGEDRLLVHWIDKKADEPERVREAISGKFEKRIGGIFE; from the coding sequence ATGGCCCTGCAATTTATCTCTCTACTGGTAATCTCCTTTATCATCTGGTTGGGTTTTACTGGGAGTTTTGCTCTTGCCGAGGTACTTCTTGGGCTTGTGGTTTCTGTTGTCGTTGCCATCATCTTGAGCAAATATTCAAGATTCCGGATCGGTCTCGATTTTCCTGTTCGCGTCTTCAGATTCGTATTCCTCTTCGTTCCAATCTTCATTTTGGAAATGGTTAAGGCAAATATCGATGTAGCCAAAAGAGTTTTGAATCCCTCTCTTCCTATAAACCCTTCGATGGTCGAAGTTGAAACGGATTTGAAAGGGGAGATCTCGAAGCTCACTCTGGCCAATTCGATAACTCTCACTCCGGGAACCTTGACTGTAGACATTGGTGAAGACCGTCTCTTGGTTCACTGGATAGACAAGAAGGCCGATGAACCCGAGAGGGTAAGAGAAGCGATCTCGGGAAAGTTTGAGAAGAGAATAGGGGGGATCTTCGAATGA
- a CDS encoding cation:proton antiporter, producing MIGFSIFFSLILAGAALTLYRLLRGPTVPDRVAALDILNVMITSAIVLFSLIDGNPLFLDIALVYAALSFLETIVIARYLEGRR from the coding sequence ATGATAGGCTTCTCCATCTTCTTTTCGCTAATTCTCGCCGGCGCCGCACTGACTCTCTACAGATTGCTGAGAGGGCCGACGGTTCCAGACAGGGTCGCAGCGCTAGATATATTGAACGTGATGATTACTAGTGCAATAGTATTGTTTTCTCTAATCGATGGCAATCCTCTTTTTCTAGATATAGCGCTTGTATATGCTGCGCTCTCCTTTCTTGAGACCATAGTGATTGCCAGGTATTTGGAGGGGAGAAGATGA
- the mnhG gene encoding monovalent cation/H(+) antiporter subunit G: MIILDILGYALLSVGAFFFFLGGLGMLRMPDVFNRLQAGTKATTLGSFSVILGVGLINPQWLLKTIIIVVFIAITNPVGSSVIARTALKKGITPITNLESQKEPDCLPEGGEEV; this comes from the coding sequence ATGATAATACTGGATATTCTGGGATATGCGCTCTTATCCGTAGGCGCATTTTTCTTTTTTCTGGGAGGTCTTGGAATGCTGAGGATGCCCGACGTTTTTAACAGGCTTCAGGCAGGGACGAAGGCGACTACACTGGGCTCCTTCTCCGTGATACTCGGTGTGGGGCTGATAAATCCTCAGTGGCTATTGAAGACAATAATCATAGTTGTATTCATAGCTATTACAAATCCCGTCGGGAGTTCAGTGATCGCCAGAACGGCCCTGAAGAAAGGAATAACACCGATAACTAATCTGGAATCTCAAAAGGAACCGGACTGTCTCCCCGAAGGTGGTGAGGAAGTGTGA